One part of the Georgfuchsia toluolica genome encodes these proteins:
- a CDS encoding CBS domain-containing protein — MAIGEICSRVVTFVKTNDSIVTSTELMRKQHIGSLVVIDGRDGKNIPVGMFTDRDVAVGVVAIGLDPALTTVGDVMSPELVCVREDAGVAEVMALMRQKGMRRLPVVNAAGELVGLIAADDLIRLLGEEMSDLAKMISGGEHREKQLRRAAGS, encoded by the coding sequence ATGGCTATTGGAGAAATTTGCAGCCGCGTAGTGACCTTTGTCAAAACGAATGACAGTATCGTTACTTCAACGGAACTGATGCGCAAACAGCACATTGGAAGTCTCGTCGTCATTGACGGGCGGGACGGGAAGAATATTCCGGTCGGCATGTTCACCGACCGCGATGTTGCCGTCGGCGTCGTGGCGATCGGCCTCGACCCCGCGCTGACAACGGTCGGCGACGTGATGAGTCCCGAACTCGTCTGTGTGCGCGAAGACGCGGGAGTTGCCGAAGTCATGGCCCTCATGCGGCAAAAGGGCATGCGCCGCCTGCCTGTCGTCAATGCCGCGGGCGAACTCGTGGGACTGATCGCAGCGGACGATCTGATTCGGCTGCTGGGTGAAGAGATGTCCGATCTCGCCAAAATGATCAGCGGCGGGGAACATCGCGAGAAGCAATTGCGGCGCGCTGCAGGATCGTGA
- a CDS encoding Mut7-C ubiquitin/RNAse domain-containing protein — translation MTATFRFYEELNDFLAPERRRSEFSVPCARAATTKHMIEALGVPHTEVELILVNGESTGFDHLLQDGDRVAIYPRFEALDITPLLRVREWPLRVTRFVADAHLGGLAHLLRMAGFDTLYRNDFHDSEIADIAVRDGRIVLTRDRELLKLRSITHGCYVHALKPAQQFQEIVARLDLARSVRPFKLCMECNAPLHPVDKARVLERLPPSVQANYERFTTCDVCGRVFWEGSHWKKMRALLAESLRKGD, via the coding sequence GTGACGGCGACATTTCGCTTCTACGAGGAGCTCAATGACTTTCTGGCGCCCGAGCGGCGCCGGAGCGAGTTCAGTGTGCCTTGCGCGCGCGCGGCCACCACCAAGCACATGATCGAAGCCCTCGGCGTGCCGCACACCGAGGTCGAACTGATTCTCGTCAATGGGGAATCGACGGGATTCGATCATTTGCTGCAGGACGGCGACCGAGTCGCCATCTATCCGAGGTTCGAGGCGCTCGACATCACGCCGCTGCTGCGCGTGCGCGAGTGGCCGCTGCGCGTGACGCGTTTCGTCGCCGATGCCCATCTGGGCGGACTTGCCCACCTGCTGCGCATGGCCGGTTTCGATACTCTTTATCGCAACGACTTCCACGATAGCGAGATCGCGGACATCGCCGTCCGCGACGGGCGCATCGTGCTCACGCGCGACCGCGAGTTGCTCAAGCTGCGCAGCATCACGCATGGCTGCTACGTTCATGCCCTGAAGCCGGCGCAGCAATTCCAGGAGATCGTGGCCCGGCTGGATCTGGCGCGCAGCGTTCGCCCGTTCAAGCTCTGCATGGAGTGCAACGCGCCGCTGCATCCTGTCGACAAGGCGCGGGTGCTCGAGCGCCTGCCGCCCTCGGTACAGGCGAATTACGAGCGCTTCACCACCTGCGATGTTTGCGGGCGAGTTTTCTGGGAAGGGTCGCACTGGAAAAAGATGCGGGCACTGCTGGCCGAGTCGCTGCGCAAAGGCGATTGA